The DNA sequence GATTGGCATCACACAGAGGACACGGAGGACACGGAGAGAACTTCAATCTCTCCGCTGTTCCTCTGTGTTCTCTGTGCCCTCTGTGTGAGACCTTTTCAGGGCTGATACCCGAACGATTCCCTGCGAAATGGTATGAGACATTCGGTTATGGATCTCGATCCCGAACGAGCCTCGCAGTCCGCACAGGGAGCGCCCCCGCGCCGATGCTGCCGGCGCGGGGGCGCTTCGTGTTCGGGAGACTTTCCGCCTGCCGGGCGGCTACCACCAGCCGCGGCCGGAGATGGGAACGTTGATGCCGACGTTCAGGCGGAAGGCGTCGTAGTCGTCGACGTTGGTCCAGCGGCCCTCCACGAAGGGGCGCAGGCTGCTGCCGCTGATGCGGCCGCCGTCCAGCCCCACCAGCAGGTTGAAGCCCACCTCGGTGTCGCTGTCCTCCTCCAGATCCCCCAAGTCGAAGTCGCGGTTCAGGAAGGCGGCGCCGGCGCCGAAGTAGAGCCCGGCCAGCGCGTCGGGGCGCAGCACCGCGTCGGCGTTGATCTGCCACTCCGAGGCGGACTCGTCGTCGTCGAAGAACACGTCGGCGCTGGGGACGATGGCGAGCTGCCGCACCAGCGGGATGCGGAACTGCGCGCCGGCCGTCCCGCCCTCTTCCTCGAAGTCGTACCCGCCCCGCACGCCGAACTCGATCGGGCCCGCGTCGCGCCAGGGGCCGCGGCGGCGCTCCCGGTCGCGATCGCGGTCGCGGTCGCGGTCCCGCTCGCAGACCGTCACCCGGCCGTGGGTCCGGCAGCGCTGGGCGCTCAGCTCGCCCGCGGTCAACAGCAGCAGTCCCAGCACTCCGACGCAGATCCGTCGCATGGCACCCCTCCGTTCGTTCGAGGACTCCGGCCGTGGACGCGGAAGAGCCCGCGCCACGAGCACGCAAGGGGTGAGATGCCCAAGCCGGAGACTTGGTTGCAGCCGAATGCTAAAATCTTGCCAGGGGGTGGTCAGGGGCGGGTGAACCCGCAGCAACAACGGCGAAAAGCCCGCCTGCGCGGGCTCCGTCGGTGCAGCACGAGGTTCGGAGCGCGGGAGTAGGGACCTCGTCGGAGAACAACAAGGTCAGCCGGCGAGGGCGCGGCCGATCGTCATGCCGGCGAAGACGGCGAGGAGGCCGGCGGCCAGGCTGGCGCCGACGTACGCGGCGGCCGCGCTCCAGTAGCGGGCCTCCAGGAGGGCGACGGTCTCGTAGCCGAAGGTGCTGAAGGTGGTGAAGCCGCCGCAGAAGCCCACGCCCAGGAGCGCGCGCGCCCGCCAGGCGTCGGCGCCGGGCCAGG is a window from the Longimicrobium sp. genome containing:
- the crcB gene encoding fluoride efflux transporter CrcB → MPERGPLVWLYVALGGAAGAMARFALSEWLSARFPAAFPWGTFAVNALGCLALGLLLGAWPGADAWRARALLGVGFCGGFTTFSTFGYETVALLEARYWSAAAAYVGASLAAGLLAVFAGMTIGRALAG